From one Solanum lycopersicum chromosome 12, SLM_r2.1 genomic stretch:
- the LOC101267870 gene encoding transcription termination factor MTERF9, chloroplastic has translation MAAALSIICNFTLHYHTSIFFNINFPPSNRISNRKSCFFKFSRICVVSSHTNPKILKPNRRSRFGQPLSTYDSDSDDDDCFEDEDDISTSDDESLDVRVSAQDRQRLKFQNATHIRRDSHHHSEGGSNAKLGHRRQTPEITQDCREKEARVSLAKDRFSHLAEELDLDERWYPLLDYLSTFGFKDSHFIQMYERHMPSLQINKSSAQERLEFLLSVGVKHKDIRKIILRQPQLLEYTVENNLKSHVTFLTSLGIPDSRIGQIITATPSLFSYSVENSLKPTVTYLLEEVGIEKNDLAKVVQLSPQILVQRINTSWTARFNFLTRELDAPRDSIVKMVRKHPQLLHYSIEDGLLPRINFFRSIGMRNSEIVKVLTSITQVFSLSLEGNLKPKYSYLVNELGNEVRSLTKYPMYLSLSLDQRIRPRHMFLVSLKRAPKGPFPLSSLVPTDESFCQQWARTSVDKYLDFRQRLLLKELARKYERR, from the exons ATGGCAGCAGCGTTGTCTATTATCTGCAACTTCACACTCCATTATCACACTTCCATTTTCTTCAATATCAATTTCCCTCCTTCAAACAGAATCTCTAATCGAAAGAGCTGCTTCTTCAAGTTCAGTAGAATTTGTGTTGTTTCTTCTCATACAAATCCCAAAATTCTCAAGCCTAATCGAAGGTCTAGGTTTGGCCAGCCGTTATCGACTTACGACTCTGACTCCGATGATGATGATTGTTTTGAAGATGAAGACGACATTTCAACTTCTGAT GATGAATCTCTAGATGTGAGAGTTTCTGCCCAGGATCGACAACGCCTGAAGTTTCAGAATGCAACACACATCAGACGAG ACAGTCATCACCATTCAGAAGGAGGATCGAATGCAAAGTTGGGACACCGGCGGCAAACTCCTGAGATAACACAAG ATTGCAGAGAAAAG GAGGCAAGGGTAAGCTTGGCTAAGGACAGATTTAGTCATCTTGCAGAGGAACTGGATCTCGATGAGAGATGGTATCCACTTCTTGATTACCTAAGTACCTTTGGATTTAAGGACTCTCACTTCATCCAGATGTATGAAAGGCACATGCCTTCCCTTCAAATAAATAAGAGTTCTGCACAGGAAAGGTTGGAGTTCTTGTTGAGTGTCGGTGTCAAACATAAAGACATCAGGAAGATAATATTGAGGCAGCCTCAGCTTCTTGAGTATACTGTGGAAAACAATCTGAAATCCCATGTCACATTCTTAACTAGTTTGGGTATCCCAGACTCAAGAATCGGGCAGATAATTACTGCAACTCCGTCTCTTTTTTCCTATAGTGTGGAAAATTCATTAAAACCCACTGTGACTTACTTGCTTGAGGAGGTCGGTATCGAGAAGAATGACCTGGCTAAAGTTGTGCAGTTAAGCCCTCAAATTCTGGTGCAGCGGATTAACACTTCATGGACAGCCCGCTTCAATTTTCTCACCAGAGAATTGGATGCACCCAGAGATAGTATTGTCAAAATGGTTAGGAAGCATCCTCAATTACTTCACTACAGCATAGAGGATGGATTGCTTCCCCGAATTAACTTTTTTAGGAGCATCGGAATGCGCAATTCAGAGATAGTGAAAGTGCTAACTAGCATTACACAG GTCTTCTCTCTATCACTTGAGGGGAATCTGAAACCTAAGTACAGCTACTTGGTCAATGAACTTGGCAATGAAGTGCGATCATTAACTAAATATCCTATGTACCTAAGCTTGTCGCTGGATCAGAGAATTAGGCCTCGCCATATGTTTTTGGTTTCTCTAAAGAGGGCTCCCAAGGGACCATTTCCATTAAGTTCACTGGTCCCTACTGATGAATCTTTTTGTCAGCAGTGGGCAAGGACTAGCGTGGACAAATATCTTGATTTTCGGCAGAGATTGCTTCTAAAGGAACTTGCCAGAAAATATGAAAGACGATAA
- the LOC101267000 gene encoding uncharacterized protein has product MSNSLQLVRMLLFQTGLPSCSLENGHPSRNIIEKIFLASTTNPSKQLPTIKKVLRVNNTIDMLEKFEKYRETVKKRSFGQYKNHPKITVDGNELLQFHITTMSCCYEHMVINPDELCKDPSCCVCRLIQFSFRTSYNSKNGILLSTNSDVLCEHANRVSKGMNVKRAVIVCRTIAGRVVSKDDVKLDEEYDSISIASGLHSRSQNLVIKDSSAVLPRFIIVLD; this is encoded by the exons ATGTCGAACTCTCTTCAATTAGTTCGAATGTTACTTTTTCAAACTGGATTACCTTCATGTT CGCTGGAAAATGGACATCCATCTAGGAATATTATCGAGAAGATTTTTCTAGCATCAACAACAAATCCATCAAAGCAACTTCCAACAATAAAGAAAGTTCTAAGGGTGAACAACACCATTGACATGTTAGAAAAATTCGAAAAATACAGAGAAACTGTGAAGAAAAGGTCATTTGGACAGTACAAAAACCATCCAAAAATCACAGTTGATGGAAATGAATTATTGCAATTTCATATCACGACAATGAGTTGTTGTTATGAACATATGGTAATCAATCCTGATGAACTCTGTAAGGATCCGAGTTGTTGTGTTTGCAGGCTAATCCAATTCAGCTTTAGAACTTCATACAACTCGAAAAATGGAATTCTATTAAGTACAAACAGTGATGTCCTGTGTGAACACGCGAATCGCGTCTCTAAGGGAATGAATGTGAAGAGAGCTGTGATAGTTTGCAGGACAATTGCTGGTAGAGTAGTAAGCAAGGATGAtgtaaaacttgatgaagagtATGATTCAATTTCAATTGCAAGTGGACTTCACTCAAGGTCACAAAATTTGGTTATAAAGGACTCAAGTGCTGTACTCCCTCGCTTCATCATTGTTTTAGACTGA
- the LOC101246694 gene encoding uncharacterized protein, translated as MATPLAPLHGFNSPAIPLNKQTQLPILMKRNKQLSKPINAVAATDIITSDPTQVEITWQIVAGSLAGVTPFVVAGVEFSKRIVKQRKCEVCGGSGLVLKNKFYKRCPNCGGFLPWQSWRRFFTG; from the exons ATGGCTACTCCATTGGCGCCTCTTCATGGATTCAATTCACCAGCAATTCCATTAAACAAGCAAACCCAGCTCCCTATTCTTATGAAACGGAACAAGCAATTAAGCAAGCCAATCAACGCCGTTGCGGCCACCGATATAATTACTTCAGATCCAACTCAGGTGGAAATCACTTGGCAAATTGTTGCTGGATCTTTGG CGGGTGTGACACCATTTGTGGTAGCAGGAGTCGAGTTCAGCAAAAGAATT GTAAAACAGAGGAAATGTGAAGTTTGTGGGGGTTCAGGACTTGTTCTTAAGAACAAATTTTATAAGAGATGTCCTAATTGTG GGGGATTTCTTCCTTGGCAGTCTTGGAGAAGATTCTTCACTGGTTAA